A stretch of the Terriglobia bacterium genome encodes the following:
- a CDS encoding Crp/Fnr family transcriptional regulator — protein MNTHLIIDQARFFEGISGASKEALARLCLPWERRKKAVLFHEGDAGEAMFLLARGRIGLHKLTPDGREVAIKVIKPGEVFAEVTLFEEKVYPVTAVALTDVLVFKLPRRDLLGLLRQEDFRNDFIAMLLRKQRYLAEKIRQLTSQDVEERLRAFLHEQYGERERITAEINKKQLAAAIGAAPETLSRLLQQLKRRKCLVWKEGIISTTPSFWRGRNEGH, from the coding sequence ATGAACACTCACTTGATCATCGATCAAGCGCGCTTTTTCGAGGGCATTTCCGGCGCAAGCAAGGAGGCGCTGGCTAGGCTCTGCCTGCCCTGGGAGCGGCGGAAAAAGGCGGTGCTCTTCCACGAGGGCGATGCCGGCGAGGCCATGTTTCTGCTGGCGCGCGGACGCATCGGATTGCACAAGTTGACCCCCGACGGGCGCGAAGTGGCCATCAAGGTCATCAAGCCCGGCGAGGTGTTCGCCGAAGTGACCCTCTTTGAGGAGAAAGTCTATCCAGTCACTGCCGTGGCGCTGACCGATGTCCTCGTGTTCAAGCTTCCGCGCCGCGACCTGCTCGGCCTTCTGCGGCAGGAGGATTTCCGCAACGACTTCATCGCCATGTTGCTGCGCAAACAGCGCTATCTGGCGGAGAAGATCCGGCAGTTGACCAGCCAGGACGTCGAGGAGCGCCTGCGCGCCTTCCTGCACGAACAGTACGGCGAAAGGGAACGGATCACGGCCGAGATCAACAAAAAGCAACTGGCGGCGGCGATCGGTGCCGCGCCGGAAACCCTGTCGCGCCTGCTTCAGCAGCTCAAGCGCCGCAAGTGCCTGGTCTGGAAGGAGGGGATTATCAGCACTACCCCTTCCTTCTGGCGCGGCAGGAACGAGGGGCACTAA